The nucleotide sequence CAACTCTGGTGTTGGTTCGACCCATCCCGAGCGTCTGCAACGGGCGGTCGTTGGTCTCGAAGCTGATATGGGTTTTGCCTTTGACGGCGATGCCGATCGCTGCCTGGCGGTCGATTCGGCTGGCCAACTGGTTGACGGTGACCAAATCATGGGGTTGTTGGCGATTGGTCTGAAGGGTGAGGGTCGGTTGGCCAACGACACCCTGGTGACCACCGTGATGTCGAACCTGGGGTTGTTTAAGGCGATGGAGGCCGCTGGGATCTCTACGGCTATCACTGCGGTGGGAGACCGCTACGTGCTTGAATCGATGCTGGCTAATGGGCATGTGCTGGGCGGCGAGCAATCCGGCCACGTCATTATGTCCGAGCACGCCACCACCGGCGATGGCACCCTGACCGCGATCCAGGTGGCCTGCCGGGTCAAGCTGGCCGGCGTCACGCTAGCTGATTTGGCCTCGGTGGTGCAGGCCTTCCCCCAGGTGTTGATCAACGTCCCTGAGGTGGACAAGACCCGGGCTGGAACTGACCCGGCGGTGCAGGCCGCGGTGGCCGCAGCCGAATCTGAGCTAGGCGACACCGGCCGGGTGCTACTGCGCCCATCTGGCACTGAACCGTTGGTCCGGGTCATGGTCGAGGCCGCCACGGCCGAACAAGCCGAATCGGTGGCCCAGGGCCTGGTCGCTGTTGTGGCCAGCGAACTCGCCCTTTGACCGGCTCATTCGCCGCGACACCGAGCTTTGGCAGAAAATCATGCCAAAGCTCGACCTCACGGTGTATGTGCAGGTCAAGCGGCGGATAGCCGGCGCCGCCAACAAACCCGCACATCTCTAGCTAGCCCGGCCCTGTGCCAATCGCTCGGCCCAGCGGTGACTCCGGAATCGAGTTCATCCTGCACCGGACCGGTCACAATCGAGTTCATCCTGCACCGGACCGGTCACAATCGAGTTCACCCTGCACCGGACCGGTCACAATCGAGTTCACCTTGCACCGGACCGGTCACAATCGAGTTCACCTTG is from Micrococcales bacterium and encodes:
- the glmM gene encoding phosphoglucosamine mutase; translation: MPRLFGTDGVRGLAGRDISATLALSLAAAAARELEFETFGTADAGTAAGGSVAAGGCTVPKHLRAIVGVDSRVSGDMLADACAAGLASAGVDVVLAGVMPTPGLAYLTHSHGYDLGVMISASHNPFADNGIKFFAATGYKLPDSVEDLIEARLSDSWSPAVGQDVGQIQIDLSLDADYIDYLVGTVPCTLEGVKVVLDCANGASHRVAPEAFRRLGAEVVALANQPNGININSGVGSTHPERLQRAVVGLEADMGFAFDGDADRCLAVDSAGQLVDGDQIMGLLAIGLKGEGRLANDTLVTTVMSNLGLFKAMEAAGISTAITAVGDRYVLESMLANGHVLGGEQSGHVIMSEHATTGDGTLTAIQVACRVKLAGVTLADLASVVQAFPQVLINVPEVDKTRAGTDPAVQAAVAAAESELGDTGRVLLRPSGTEPLVRVMVEAATAEQAESVAQGLVAVVASELAL